One window from the genome of Streptomyces sp. WZ-12 encodes:
- a CDS encoding MFS transporter has product MRLAHSRPGLPRYLTVALFARLAEEGMAVAAVLLALARSGSAAQGAFVLTAWMAPHVLAAPLVGTLAGRTRRPRLFHLAALGGFAAAIAALAMLTGHAPAPVTLTVALLGGCCGPVVSGGLSGLIADLVPAGPARDRAYALDAAVYNAASVAGPAVVSVLAGLWSPGPAMGLLAGAATVAAVLSPGLFHGRVRPGTRPQVGGPGTAALRSGTAAGLTTVVHVRELRAITAATCLAFVGIGGLTTTTVLLAAHRGHPGSGGALMTAFAAGALTGALAMARWRPRMTAQLMATVSLLGTGAALAAAALAPWPEAVVALFVVAGLCDGPLLTATLRIRADHAPTAVRAQVFTLGAGLKITAAACGSGLTGLATTLPPPTLLLTIAALQIMAALLHTLLLASGRHSTPPEDDRTEDDHAEGNPTKGNAIEGNLTAGSPNPDSFTKCHPTQDGATQTNKPGNGPIATPHPRTAPRPQAAPTPTKCSPHPRNTPTSTPLTQFPTRPHHLSRPFPTTHSTPPAIPQSPHNHLPRPSPPPRIAAMPVLTAGDGTVLAYHVQGNDKGEPLLCLPGGPMRASAYLGDLGGLAEHRQLIRLDLRGTGASGIPADPATYRCDRQVDDVEALRAHLGLECVDVLAHSAAGDLALLYAARFPARVRSLTLVTARARALGVEFTEAHRREAAALRSAEPWFPAAHRSYEAVWSGTPTEADWDAIAPFFYGRWDGAAQAHAATEVPQTNEGAAERYASAGAFEPAATRAALAAPAAPRVPMLLLVGELDGGPLPRIATEIAALLPDATVVVQPGAGHFPWWDDPERFARTVTAFLP; this is encoded by the coding sequence GTGCGCCTCGCCCATAGCCGTCCCGGGTTACCGCGCTATCTGACCGTCGCCCTGTTCGCGCGGCTGGCCGAGGAGGGCATGGCCGTGGCCGCGGTCCTGCTGGCGCTCGCTCGTAGCGGGAGTGCCGCCCAGGGGGCGTTCGTCCTCACCGCCTGGATGGCGCCGCACGTACTTGCCGCTCCCCTAGTGGGCACCCTCGCCGGGCGGACCCGACGGCCTCGGCTGTTCCACCTCGCAGCTCTGGGCGGCTTCGCCGCGGCCATCGCCGCGTTGGCGATGCTCACCGGGCACGCCCCCGCACCGGTGACGCTGACCGTGGCCCTGCTCGGCGGCTGCTGCGGCCCGGTGGTGTCCGGCGGACTGTCGGGGCTCATAGCCGACTTGGTTCCCGCCGGGCCGGCGCGCGATCGCGCCTATGCACTGGACGCCGCGGTCTACAACGCCGCCTCGGTCGCCGGCCCGGCCGTCGTAAGCGTGCTGGCCGGACTGTGGTCACCGGGCCCGGCGATGGGGCTCCTCGCCGGGGCGGCGACGGTCGCCGCCGTGCTGTCCCCCGGTCTCTTCCACGGGCGCGTGCGGCCCGGCACCCGTCCGCAGGTTGGCGGGCCCGGCACGGCCGCCCTGCGGTCCGGGACCGCCGCCGGCCTGACCACCGTGGTGCACGTCCGGGAACTACGGGCGATCACCGCCGCCACCTGCCTGGCGTTCGTCGGGATCGGCGGACTGACCACCACCACGGTGCTGCTCGCCGCCCATCGTGGCCATCCGGGCAGCGGCGGCGCCCTGATGACCGCGTTCGCCGCAGGGGCGCTCACCGGGGCACTGGCCATGGCCCGGTGGCGGCCCCGCATGACGGCCCAACTGATGGCCACGGTTTCCCTGTTGGGCACCGGGGCGGCCCTCGCTGCCGCCGCGTTGGCACCTTGGCCCGAGGCCGTCGTGGCGCTGTTCGTCGTGGCCGGGCTGTGCGACGGGCCGTTGCTGACCGCGACGTTGCGGATCCGGGCCGACCACGCCCCGACGGCCGTACGGGCCCAGGTGTTCACCCTGGGAGCCGGCCTGAAGATCACGGCGGCGGCCTGCGGCTCGGGCCTCACGGGTCTGGCCACGACGCTACCGCCGCCCACCCTGCTCCTGACGATCGCCGCCCTCCAGATCATGGCGGCGCTGCTCCACACGCTCCTCCTGGCGAGCGGCCGGCACTCCACCCCGCCCGAGGACGACCGCACCGAGGACGACCACGCCGAGGGCAACCCAACCAAGGGCAACGCCATCGAGGGCAACCTCACTGCCGGCAGCCCCAATCCGGACAGCTTCACCAAGTGCCACCCCACTCAGGACGGAGCGACACAGACAAACAAACCCGGGAACGGCCCGATAGCGACACCCCACCCCCGAACAGCGCCTCGCCCCCAAGCCGCACCCACCCCAACAAAATGCTCACCCCACCCCCGAAACACCCCAACCTCCACCCCTCTCACGCAATTTCCCACCCGCCCCCACCACTTATCCCGCCCCTTTCCCACCACTCACTCCACCCCACCAGCCATCCCACAGTCGCCCCATAACCACTTGCCCCGCCCTTCGCCCCCGCCCAGGATTGCGGCCATGCCAGTCCTCACCGCGGGCGACGGGACCGTGCTCGCTTATCACGTCCAGGGAAATGACAAAGGCGAACCTCTGCTCTGCCTCCCGGGCGGCCCCATGCGCGCCTCCGCCTACCTCGGCGATCTGGGTGGCCTGGCGGAGCACCGCCAGTTGATCCGGCTCGATCTGCGCGGCACCGGCGCATCCGGCATTCCCGCCGACCCGGCGACCTACCGTTGCGACCGACAGGTGGACGACGTCGAGGCGCTCCGCGCACACCTCGGTCTCGAATGCGTCGACGTTCTCGCGCACTCCGCTGCCGGTGATCTCGCTCTGCTTTACGCCGCCCGTTTTCCGGCGCGGGTCCGCAGCCTCACCCTGGTGACCGCCCGGGCGCGCGCACTCGGCGTCGAATTCACCGAGGCCCACCGCCGGGAGGCGGCCGCGCTGCGGTCCGCCGAGCCGTGGTTCCCGGCCGCCCACCGCTCCTACGAGGCGGTCTGGTCCGGCACCCCCACGGAGGCCGACTGGGACGCCATCGCCCCGTTCTTCTACGGGCGTTGGGACGGGGCGGCCCAAGCGCACGCCGCCACCGAGGTCCCGCAGACCAACGAAGGGGCCGCGGAGCGGTACGCGTCCGCCGGCGCCTTCGAGCCGGCCGCGACCCGGGCCGCCCTGGCGGCACCGGCCGCGCCGCGGGTGCCGATGCTGCTCCTCGTGGGCGAGTTGGACGGCGGGCCGTTGCCCCGCATCGCCACGGAGATCGCCGCACTCCTGCCCGACGCCACGGTCGTCGTCCAACCGGGCGCCGGCCACTTCCCGTGGTGGGACGATCCGGAACGCTTCGCTCGGACCGTCACCGCGTTCCTCCCGTAG